In one Capra hircus breed San Clemente chromosome 22, ASM170441v1, whole genome shotgun sequence genomic region, the following are encoded:
- the PHF7 gene encoding PHD finger protein 7, which yields MKSIKEKKKEHHRLRKSAKTKRVTQRKRSSGPVCRLCLREPGDPEKLGEFLQKDDLSVHYFCLILSSKLLQRGQSNRGFHGFLPEDIRREAARASRKICFVCKRKGAAINCQKDQCVRNFHLPCGLERGCLSQFFGEYKSFCGKHRPTQNIRRRNVGEESCILCCEDLSQISTENIQSPCCSQTIYHRKCIQKYAHTSAKHFFKCPQCNNRDEFPQEMLRMGIHIPDRDAAWELEPGAFSELYQRYQHCDAPICLYERGRDSSEEEGKWRIILCATCGSHGTHRNCSSLRSNCKKWECMECAPAARAIECTLEDSGDIPCCSSTCLSRGHFYRDTSLEENPGPSWTSWPGSSLLENPESSGPRSHSWESKGVTVSKSCKKSE from the exons ATGAAgtctataaaagaaaagaagaaggaacatCACAGATTGAG AAAATCTGCCAAGACAAAGAGGGTAACCCAGAGGAAGCGTTCTTCAGGGCCTG TTTGCCGGCTATGCCTTCGAGAACCTGGGGATCCCGAAAAATTAGGGGAATTTCTCCAGAAGGACGATCTCAGCGTGCATTATTTCTGTCTT ATCCTATCTAGCAAGCTGCTTCAGAGGGGCCAGTCCAACAGAGGTTTCCATGGATTCCTACCTGAAGACATCAGAAGGGAGGCAGCCCGGGCCTCTAGGAAG ATCTGCTTTGTGTGCAAGAGAAAGGGAGCTGCCATCAACTGCCAGAAGGACCAGTGTGTCAGAAACTTCCATCTTCCTTGTGGCCTAGAAAGGGGTTGCCTTTCACAGTTTTTTGGAGAGTACAA ATCATTTTGTGGGAAACATCGCCCTACACAGAACATCCGACGCAGGAACGTGGGGGAGGAAAGCTGTATCTTGTGTTGTGAAGACTTATCCCAAATAAGTACTGAAAACATCCAGAGCCCATGCTGTAGCCAAACTATCTACCACCGGAAGTGCATACAG AAATATGCCCACACATCAGCAAAGCATTTCTTCAAATGTCCACAGTGCAACAATCGAGACGAGTTTCCTCAAGAAATGCTAAGAATGGGAATTCATATTCCAGACAG AGATGCTGCCTGGGAACTCGAGCCAGGGGCTTTCTCAGAGTTGTATCAGCGCTATCAGCACTGTGACGCCCCCATCTGTCTGTACGAACGAGGCAGAGACAGCTCTGAGGAAGAAGG GAAGTGGCGCATCATTCTGTGCGCTACATGCGGATCCCATGGAACCCATAGGAACTGCTCCTCTCTCAGATCCAACTGTAAGAAATGGGAGTGCATGGAGTGTGCGCCTGCTGCCAGAGCCATAG AGTGCACACTTGAAGACTCAGGTGACATCCCCTGTTGCAGCAGCACCTGCCTCTCCAGGGGACATTTCTACAGAGACACCAGCCTGGAAGAGAATCCGGGCCCTTCTTGGACCAGTTGGCCAGGATCTTCCTTATTAGAAAACCCAGAGTCCTCTGGTCCCAGGAGCCATTCCTGGGAATCGAAGGGTGTCACAGTCTCTAAGAGCTGCAAAAAATCCGAGTAA